A DNA window from Rhizobium sp. NLR16a contains the following coding sequences:
- a CDS encoding glycosyltransferase, whose amino-acid sequence MKFLFYTHSLVSDWNHGNAHFLRGIMRDLQRRDHETLALEPQDAWSRANLVRDQGPAAVEAFHQAFPQHRSRTYGVEFDHEAALADADVVIVHEWTEPQLVERLGRIRRNGATFTLLFHDTHHRAVSAEGDIAGLALDDYDGVLAFGQTLRERYLRAGWGKSVFTWHEAADDTLFRPLPEIEKAGDLIWIGNWGDDERSAEIGEFLVRPAKDLGLNTVVRGVRYPGHALDELREAGIAYDGWIANADVPMAFARHKATIHIPRRPYIEHLPGIPTIRVFEALACGIPLISAPWNDAENLFEPGRDYLVVGDGEEMKKSLRDVLADTDLAANLAAAGLETIKARHTCRHRVDELFAILARCGTHRVTANLQSREAAE is encoded by the coding sequence ATGAAGTTCCTTTTTTACACTCATTCACTGGTTTCCGACTGGAATCACGGCAATGCCCATTTTCTTCGCGGCATCATGCGCGATCTCCAGCGGCGCGACCATGAGACGCTGGCGCTGGAGCCGCAGGATGCCTGGAGCCGGGCCAATCTGGTGAGGGACCAGGGGCCGGCTGCGGTCGAGGCATTTCACCAGGCATTTCCGCAGCACCGTTCGCGAACGTATGGTGTCGAATTCGACCATGAAGCAGCGCTTGCCGATGCCGACGTCGTCATCGTCCACGAGTGGACGGAACCGCAATTGGTCGAGAGGCTCGGCCGCATCCGGCGCAATGGCGCAACCTTCACCCTGCTTTTCCACGATACGCATCATCGGGCCGTCTCCGCCGAGGGCGATATCGCAGGGCTGGCGCTTGACGACTATGATGGGGTGCTGGCCTTCGGACAGACGCTGCGCGAACGTTATCTCAGAGCCGGCTGGGGGAAATCCGTCTTCACTTGGCACGAGGCGGCCGACGACACGCTGTTTCGACCGTTGCCGGAGATCGAGAAAGCCGGAGACCTCATCTGGATCGGCAACTGGGGCGACGATGAACGGTCCGCCGAAATCGGCGAATTCCTGGTCCGCCCCGCAAAAGATCTCGGCTTGAACACGGTCGTGCGCGGCGTCCGCTATCCCGGCCATGCATTGGACGAGCTTCGCGAGGCCGGCATCGCCTATGACGGCTGGATCGCCAATGCCGATGTGCCCATGGCCTTTGCCCGTCACAAAGCAACGATTCACATTCCGCGGCGGCCCTATATCGAACATCTGCCGGGGATTCCGACCATCCGCGTCTTCGAGGCGCTCGCCTGCGGAATACCCCTGATCTCGGCGCCCTGGAATGACGCTGAAAATCTCTTCGAACCTGGCAGGGACTATTTGGTCGTCGGTGATGGCGAGGAGATGAAGAAAAGTCTGCGTGACGTCCTCGCCGATACCGATCTGGCTGCGAACCTTGCCGCTGCCGGCCTCGAAACGATCAAGGCTCGTCACACCTGCCGCCACCGCGTCGACGAGCTTTTTGCCATCCTGGCGCGCTGCGGCACGCATAGGGTCACCGCAAACCTGCAATCCAGGGAGGCTGCCGAATGA